A stretch of the Dioscorea cayenensis subsp. rotundata cultivar TDr96_F1 chromosome 4, TDr96_F1_v2_PseudoChromosome.rev07_lg8_w22 25.fasta, whole genome shotgun sequence genome encodes the following:
- the LOC120258299 gene encoding pentatricopeptide repeat-containing protein At1g31920: protein MMVGSLAVHQNLYLITPSNNPIQWPEQRPREQQQASCIPSLNQIKTIEEFKQVHAHFFKLGLDQVPRHASELLSVCALSQWGDMDYARLIFDEIDQPCAYDFNTMIRGHVKDCDPDAAVRYYKEMLERDTLPNNFTYPFVLKACAQILGEKEGAQIHGQAIKFGLGTDIYIQNSLISMYGKCGEMKYSSKVFDLAGTNKTIASWSALLAAHARNGQWNECLNLFMKMNNEGWRADETSMVSALTSCSHAGAFDLGRSIHCSLLRNISEPDMTSQTALIDMYCNCGRLEKGLDIFERMKIKNVWTYSVMISGLAMHGDGEGALQIYSRMLKQGLEPNEVVYVSVLNACSRAGLLKEGLQCFDRMRFEHRIKPTLLHYNCMVDLMGRAGKLEEAHKLIKEMQVEPDEVTWRCLLSACKVHGNFELAEIAHRKLLELNSQNTGDCISLSNMYAQAKRWEDAAKLRKDIANRGLSQVPGISRVEVKGKMHTFVSHDWSHPQSYEVYEMLYQMEWQLRFEGYSPDVSQVPANVDDKEKRQMLSANSHKLALAFALLNTGNGSKILIVSNIQISRECHEYTALISQIFNREISVKDRQRFHHFKQGQCSCRGYW, encoded by the coding sequence ATGATGGTAGGAAGCTTAGCAGTTCACCAGAATTTATACCTGATAACACCTTCAAACAATCCAATTCAATGGCCAGAACAGAGACCAAGAGAACAGCAACAAGCTTCATGTATCCCTTCTCTTAACCAGATCAAAACCATTGAAGAGTTCAAGCAGGTTCATGCTCACTTCTTCAAGCTTGGACTCGATCAAGTTCCTCGTCATGCCAGTGAGCTCCTATCAGTCTGCGCTTTGTCGCAATGGGGTGACATGGATTACGCTCGCTTGATTTTCGATGAAATTGATCAACCCTGTGCATATGATTTCAACACAATGATCAGAGGTCATGTTAAGGATTGTGACCCAGATGCTGCGGTTCGATACTATAAAGAGATGCTGGAGAGAGATACACTGCCGAATAATTTCACTTACCCATTTGTGCTCAAGGCCTGTGCTCAGATATTAGGCGAAAAAGAAGGAGCTCAAATCCATGGACAAGCAATCAAGTTCGGGCTCGGAACTGATATCTATATCCAGAATAGTCTTATCAGCATGTATGGCAAGTGCGGAGAGATGAAATATTCGAGCAAAGTCTTTGATCTTGCAGGCACTAATAAAACTATTGCCTCTTGGAGTGCATTGCTGGCAGCTCATGCCAGAAATGGCCAGTGGAATGAGTGTCTGAATTTATtcatgaagatgaacaatgaagGGTGGAGAGCTGATGAAACGTCGATGGTTAGTGCACTCACTTCATGCTCACATGCTGGCGCATTTGATCTTGGCAGAAGCATCCATTGCTCATTGCTGAGAAACATCAGTGAACCAGATATGACTTCGCAGACCGCCTTGATTGACATGTATTGTAACTGTGGAAGATTGGAGAAAGGGTTAGATATCTttgaaagaatgaaaataaagaatgtGTGGACTTACAGCGTCATGATCTCAGGACTAGCAATGCATGGCGATGGTGAGGGAGCTCTACAAATATACTCGAGAATGCTCAAACAAGGCCTGGAGCCCAATGAGGTAGTTTATGTCAGTGTTTTGAATGCTTGCAGTCGTGCAGGGCTGCTCAAAGAGGGCCTTCAGTGCTTTGATCGGATGAGATTTGAGCATCGAATTAAACCAACACTTTTGCACTACAATTGCATGGTAGACCTCATGGGGCGTGccgggaagctggaggaggcacACAAGCTCATCAAGGAGATGCAGGTTGAGCCAGATGAAGTGACATGGCGATGCTTGCTGAGTGCCTGCAAGGTTCACGGAAACTTTGAATTGGCGGAAATTGCACATAGAAAGCTACTAGAGCTGAATTCACAGAATACTGGCGACTGCATAAGTTTATCAAACATGTATGCACAAGCTAAAAGATGGGAAGATGCAGCAAAACTCAGAAAAGATATAGCAAACAGAGGATTGTCACAAGTTCCGGGAATCAGTAGAGTGGAGGTGAAGGGGAAGATGCATACCTTTGTGTCACACGACTGGTCACATCCGCAGAGCTACGAAGTGTATGAGATGTTGTATCAGATGGAGTGGCAGCTGAGGTTTGAAGGATACTCACCAGATGTGTCTCAGGTGCCGGCCAATGTCGATGACAAGGAGAAGCGACAAATGCTCAGTGCCAATAGTCACAAGCTAGCGCTTGCCTTCGCTCTCCTGAACACAGGCAATGGTAGTAAAATACTAATAGTTAGTAATATTCAAATAAGCAGAGAATGCCATGAATACACTGCATTGATATCACAAATATTCAATAGAGAAATCAGCGTAAAAGATAGGCAACGATTTCACCACTTCAAGCAAGGGCAATGTTCATGCAGAGGTTACTGGTGA
- the LOC120259502 gene encoding protein BASIC PENTACYSTEINE7 codes for MDGKSRVGMRNWEFLDHTGHTSSLIKSNSGVSIADNASADQPTFLKMNTYPDRNTMIDESNSEVSAMDFSWNPQRNFLSHKKNLTPIPSTQVGSEMVRMPEAPENTLHGDELAMKPAKVRKQQASGKSANRIASKALRPKEPKKPPSVPRKKKDKPVSVGKREKKNQNEIVDGAMLDLSTIPVPVCSCTGVPRQCYRWGAGGWQSSCCTTNISEYPLPMSSSRPGARLAGRKMSIGAYGKLLQKLAAEGHDFSFAVDLKIHWARHGTNKFVTIR; via the coding sequence ATGGATGGGAAGAGCAGAGTGGGTATGAGGAATTGGGAATTTTTAGATCACACTGGACACACTAGCTCACTGATAAAGTCTAATTCTGGTGTTTCGATTGCCGACAATGCCTCGGCGGATCAACCAACCTTTCTGAAAATGAACACGTATCCTGATAGAAATACAATGATCGATGAGTCTAACTCTGAAGTATCTGCAATGGACTTCTCTTGGAATCCTCAGAGGAATTTTCTGTCTCATAAGAAAAATTTGACACCGATACCGTCAACTCAAGTAGGATCAGAAATGGTTCGCATGCCTGAAGCACCGGAGAACACATTGCACGGTGATGAACTTGCGATGAAGCCAGCGAAGGTCAGGAAGCAGCAAGCTTCCGGTAAGAGTGCGAATCGTATTGCATCAAAGGCATTGAGACCAAAAGAACCGAAGAAGCCGCCTTCTGTGCCTAGAAAGAAGAAAGACAAACCGGTCTCCGTTGGGAAGCGAGAGAAGAAGAATCAAAATGAGATTGTGGATGGAGCTATGTTAGATCTTTCAACCATACCTGTGCCAGTGTGTTCATGCACCGGTGTGCCTCGGCAATGCTACAGATGGGGAGCTGGTGGCTGGCAATCATCATGCTGTACTACAAATATATCTGAATATCCGCTTCCAATGAGCTCCTCAAGGCCTGGTGCACGCCTTGCTGGTAGAAAAATGAGCATCGGTGCATACGGGAAACTTCTACAAAAACTAGCTGCTGAAGGCCATGACTTTTCTTTTGCGGTCGATCTGAAGATTCACTGGGCGAGGCATGGCACTAATAAGTTCGTCACAATCAGGTAG
- the LOC120257992 gene encoding choline-phosphate cytidylyltransferase 2-like isoform X2 — MRPCFPSIDRQAPEEEKEELMAPALPRLGLTMEDGDQPETPTTWHDSAPEVIDDVEGENERPVRVYADGIYDLFHFGHARALEQAKKLFPNTYLLVGCCNDEITHMYKGKTVMTESERYESLRHCKWVDEVIPDAPWVITQEFINKHKIDYVAHDALPYADTSGAGNDVYEFVKAIGKFKETKRTDGISTSDIIMRILKDYNKYVMRNLARGYSRKDLGVSYVKEQQLRVNMGITKLREKVKEQQEKLHTVARTAGMHHSEWVENADRWVAGFLEKFEEGCHIMVRILEESIRSYYANRVFRPSAQHGNCH, encoded by the exons ATGCGTCCCTGCTTCCCATCAATCGATCGGCAAGCGccggaggaggagaaggaggagctCATGGCACCGGCGCTGCCGCGGTTGGGATTGACTATGGAGGACGGGGATCAGCCGGAAACTCCCACCACTTGGCATGATTCCGCGCCGGAGGTGATTGATGATGTGGAGGGGGAGAATGAACGCCCTGTTAGGGTTTATGCTGATGGGATCTATGATCTCTTCCACTTTGGCCATGCGAGAGCTCTTGAGCAAGCTAAGAAACT GTTCCCCAACACGTATTTACTTGTTGGTTGTTGCAATGACGAGATCACCCATATGTACAAGGGAAAAACAGTCATGACAGAATCTGAGCGTTATGAGTCACTTCGTCATTGCAA GTGGGTTGATGAGGTTATCCCTGATGCTCCATGGGTTATCACACAGGAgttcatcaacaaacacaagaTTGACTATGTGGCTCACGATGCCCTTCC ATACGCAGATACAAGTGGGGCTGGGAATGATGTCTATGAATTT GTTAAAGCAATAGGAAAATTCAAGGAAACAAAACGCACAGATGGTATTTCTACATCAGATATAATAATGAGGATTTTGAAGGATTACAATAAGTATGTCATGCGAAATTTAGCCCGTGGATATTCAAGAAAGGACCTCGGGGTGAGCTATGTCAAG GAGCAACAATTGAGGGTGAATATGGGCATAACTAAATTGCGCGAAAAAGTAAAGGAGCAACAAGAAAAG TTGCATACCGTAGCAAGGACAGCAGGAATGCATCACAGCGAGTGGGTGGAGAACGCAGATCGTTGGGTTGCAGGTTTTCTTGAGAAATTTGAAGAAGGTTGTCACATTATGGTGAGAATTTTAGAAGAGTCTATCAGATCGTATTACGCAAATAGAGTTTTTAGACCATCAGCACAACATG GAAACTGCCATTAA
- the LOC120258455 gene encoding pentatricopeptide repeat-containing protein At5g27110 → MALGFRVVERRWYNERMLVATMASRRRRFSPIPIPILLAPSPSPSPSPSERQTSKHLDISLWNCFLSCYTKNRFYGEALHVFDRLRVVGELRPDMYTYPSVLKVCAGLGNAVAGEKIHCSVVKSGFLVDVVVSSAIVCMYAKCKLFASAVQLFDEMPHRDVACWNTVISCYHQDGQALKALEVFETMMNYGFEPDSVTFAIIFSACARVLDLERGQRIHEELIRKGVELDEFVGSAIVDMYGKCGCLDRAREVFEAIPMKNVVSWNTMIGGYSLKGDTQSCLQLFSRMNRERIRPTSTTISNLLIACSRTSDLRHGKIIHGCLIRSCISFDVFIGSTLIDLYFKCASVRYAESVFAMMPREDVVSWNVMISGYVTTGSYFKALDLFQEMRINNVRPDAVTFTSALSACTQLSALEQGKEIHRQIKVDDLESNEILMTTLLDMYAKCGGVEEAQMVFDKLQVKDIVSWTSMVVAYGSHGQASKALNLFQDMLKEPSIRPDRIIFLAVLSACNHGGLVEEGCHYFKQMTDAYAIKPALEHYSCLIDLLGRSGRLKEAFDMFSNMQDIKADAGLLGSLFAACSLHKNLELGVKLAEQLIEINPDDHSTYVVLANMYASSGRWDKVRKVRTEMKERGLRKNPGCSWIEIDKKIHQFFAEDDSHQHTEFIYDCLQSLSKHMRKKRSSMSLS, encoded by the exons ATGGCGCTAGGGTTCCGCGTGGTGGAGAGAAGGTGGTACAACGAGAGGATGTTGGTGGCCACCATGGCGAGCAGAAGGAGAAGGTTCAGCCCCATCCCGATCCCCATTCTTCTtgctccttctccttctccttctccttctccttctgaGAGGCAAACAAGCAAACACCTT GATATTTCATTGTGGAATTGCTTTCTCTCTTGTTATACGAAGAATCGGTTTTATGGTGAAGCTCTTCATGTTTTTGATAGGCTTCGTGTCGTGGGAGAGCTTCGACCGGATATGTACACTTATCCGAGTGTTCTGAAGGTGTGTGCTGGGCTGGGGAATGCTGTTGCTGGTGAAAAGATCCATTGTAGTGTTGTGAAATCTGGATTCTTGGTTGATGTAGTTGTTTCTAGCGCTATAGTTTGTATGTATGCGAAATGCAAGTTGTTTGCATCGGCGGTAcagttgtttgatgaaatgccgcACAGAGATGTTGCTTGTTGGAACACTGTGATTTCTTGTTACCATCAAGATGGGCAGGCTTTGAAGGCTTTGGAGGTGTTTGAGACTATGatgaattatggttttgaaccGGATTCTGTGACTTTTGCAATCATTTTCTCTGCTTGTGCTCGGGTTTTGGATTTGGAGAGAGGTCAGAGGATACATGAAGAGTTGATTAGGAAAGGAGTTGAGCTGGATGAGTTCGTTGGCTCAGCAATTGTGGATATGTATGGGAAATGTGGCTGCTTGGATAGAGCTAGAGAAGTTTTTGAGGCGATTCCGATGAAGAATGTAGTGTCTTGGAACACAATGATTGGCGGGTACTCGTTGAAAGGAGATACTCAGTCTTGTTTGCAGCTTTTCTCAAGGATGAACCGTGAAAGAATCAGACCCACTTCGACAACCATAAGCAATTTGCTGATAGCTTGCTCCAGGACGTCTGATTTACGGCACGGGAAGATCATTCATGGGTGTTTGATACGAAGCTGCATCAGTTTTGATGTGTTCATTGGCAGTACACTCATTGATCTCTACTTCAAATGTGCAAGTGTTCGGTACGCTGAATCTGTTTTTGCGATGATGCCGAGGGAGGATGTGGTTTCTTGGAATGTCATGATCTCTGGGTATGTGACGACGGGCTCTTACTTTAAAGCCCTCGATCTGTTCCAAGAGATGAGGATCAACAATGTGAGACCAGATGCTGTTACATTCACCAGTGCTTTATCAGCTTGCACTCAATTGTCTGCTCTTGAGCAGGGCAAGGAAATTCATCGACAGATAAAGGTCGATGATCTGGAATCTAATGAAATACTAATGACTACTCTTCTTGACATGTATGCAAAATGCGGTGGTGTTGAAGAAGCACAAATGGTTTTCGACAAGTTGCAAGTAAAGGACATTGTGTCATGGACATCTATGGTTGTGGCATACGGCTCGCACGGTCAAGCCTCTAAAGCTCTAAATCTTTTCCAAGACATGCTTAAGGAGCCGAGTATAAGACCAGATCGAATAATATTTCTTGCAGTGCTCTCTGCTTGCAACCACGGAGGATTGGTCGAGGAAGGTTGTCACTACTTTAAACAAATGACTGATGCATATGCTATCAAACCTGCCTTAGAACACTACTCATGCTTGATCGATCTTCTTGGTCGATCAGGAAGGTTAAAAGAAGCATTTGATATGTTTTCAAACATGCAAGACATAAAAGCCGATGCGGGTTTGTTAGGATCATTATTTGCAGCATGCAGTTTGCACAAGAACTTGGAATTAGGCGTAAAATTGGCGGAACAACTGATTGAGATAAATCCTGATGATCATTCAACTTATGTGGTTTTAGCAAACATGTATGCTTCATCAGGGAGATGGGACAAAGTTCGGAAAGTGAGAACAGAAATGAAAGAACGTGGATTAAGGAAAAATCCGGGATGTAGCTGGATCGAAATCGATAAGAAAATCCATCAATTCTTTGCTGAAGATGATTCACATCAACATACAGAGTTTATATATGATTGTTTGCAAAGTCTTTCAAAGCACATGAGGAAGAAAAGATCCAGTATGTCTTTGTCTTGA
- the LOC120257992 gene encoding choline-phosphate cytidylyltransferase 2-like isoform X1 — MRPCFPSIDRQAPEEEKEELMAPALPRLGLTMEDGDQPETPTTWHDSAPEVIDDVEGENERPVRVYADGIYDLFHFGHARALEQAKKLFPNTYLLVGCCNDEITHMYKGKTVMTESERYESLRHCKWVDEVIPDAPWVITQEFINKHKIDYVAHDALPYADTSGAGNDVYEFVKAIGKFKETKRTDGISTSDIIMRILKDYNKYVMRNLARGYSRKDLGVSYVKEQQLRVNMGITKLREKVKEQQEKLHTVARTAGMHHSEWVENADRWVAGFLEKFEEGCHIMETAIKDRIQERLKRQQPKELAANLHQEPVVS, encoded by the exons ATGCGTCCCTGCTTCCCATCAATCGATCGGCAAGCGccggaggaggagaaggaggagctCATGGCACCGGCGCTGCCGCGGTTGGGATTGACTATGGAGGACGGGGATCAGCCGGAAACTCCCACCACTTGGCATGATTCCGCGCCGGAGGTGATTGATGATGTGGAGGGGGAGAATGAACGCCCTGTTAGGGTTTATGCTGATGGGATCTATGATCTCTTCCACTTTGGCCATGCGAGAGCTCTTGAGCAAGCTAAGAAACT GTTCCCCAACACGTATTTACTTGTTGGTTGTTGCAATGACGAGATCACCCATATGTACAAGGGAAAAACAGTCATGACAGAATCTGAGCGTTATGAGTCACTTCGTCATTGCAA GTGGGTTGATGAGGTTATCCCTGATGCTCCATGGGTTATCACACAGGAgttcatcaacaaacacaagaTTGACTATGTGGCTCACGATGCCCTTCC ATACGCAGATACAAGTGGGGCTGGGAATGATGTCTATGAATTT GTTAAAGCAATAGGAAAATTCAAGGAAACAAAACGCACAGATGGTATTTCTACATCAGATATAATAATGAGGATTTTGAAGGATTACAATAAGTATGTCATGCGAAATTTAGCCCGTGGATATTCAAGAAAGGACCTCGGGGTGAGCTATGTCAAG GAGCAACAATTGAGGGTGAATATGGGCATAACTAAATTGCGCGAAAAAGTAAAGGAGCAACAAGAAAAG TTGCATACCGTAGCAAGGACAGCAGGAATGCATCACAGCGAGTGGGTGGAGAACGCAGATCGTTGGGTTGCAGGTTTTCTTGAGAAATTTGAAGAAGGTTGTCACATTATG GAAACTGCCATTAAAGATCGAATTCAGGAGAGATTGAAGAGGCAACAACCAAAGGAGTTGGCTGCGAATCTTCATCAGGAACCGGTAGTATCATGA
- the LOC120258186 gene encoding uncharacterized protein LOC120258186: MNYTPFRPCPPDSLSLAESLILRGCHPLPRRRCFSPSHFVRTQTEPKTDITRLLSAGSALDLPVPQLLRLSPSPIRLALDIGGGSGALASLLRRLANATVLTTTMNLGYPYSEAVASQGLVPLHMPLQQRFPVHDGSLDLVRAGRAVNRWIPTPSLEFLLFDADRVLRPGGLLWMDHFFCRTGDLTGIYTPMIGRLSYKTIKWAVENKTDGGGVRYGEVYLTALLQKPPVLATKV, encoded by the coding sequence ATGAACTACACCCCCTTCCGTCCTTGCCCCCCTGACTCCCTCTCCCTCGCCGAATCCCTCATTCTCCGCGGCTGCCACCCTCTCCCTCGCCGCCGCTGCTTCTCACCTTCCCATTTTGTCAGAACCCAAACGGAACCCAAAACCGACATCACCCGCCTCCTCTCCGCCGGATCCGCCCTCGATCTCCCCGTCCCCCAACTCCTCCGCCTCTCCCCCTCCCCCATCCGCCTCGCCCTCGACATTGGCGGCGGCTCCGGTGCTCTAGCCTCCCTCCTCCGCCGACTCGCCAACGCCACCGTGCTAACAACCACGATGAACCTCGGCTACCCATACAGCGAGGCCGTTGCCTCTCAAGGTCTAGTCCCACTGCACATGCCGCTGCAGCAGCGGTTCCCAGTCCACGACGGCTCACTGGATCTCGTCCGCGCCGGCCGGGCGGTGAACCGATGGATTCCGACGCCATCTCTGGAGTTTCTCCTCTTCGACGCCGACCGTGTGCTTCGTCCCGGCGGCCTCCTGTGGATGGACCACTTCTTCTGCCGCACCGGCGACCTCACCGGCATCTACACTCCGATGATCGGAAGACTGAGCTATAAGACAATCAAATGGGCGGTGGAGAACAAGACCGACGGCGGCGGTGTAAGGTACGGCGAGGTTTATCTCACCGCGTTGCTCCAGAAACCGCCGGTTCTAGCTACCAAGGTGTGA
- the LOC120258456 gene encoding phosphoribulokinase, chloroplastic encodes MAICAVYTATNPIFQTTKPNFGFHQKHEVIFYTRKERSRRWEKRKLSCSAEAKTVVIGLAADSGCGKSTFMRRLTSVFGGAAEPPKGGNPDSNTLISDTTTVICLDDYHSLDRTGRKEKGVTALDPRANNFDLMYEQVKAIKDGIAVDKPIYNHVTGLLDPPELIQPPKILVIEGLHPMYDSRVRDLLDFSIYLDISNEVKFAWKIQRDMAERGHSLESIKASIEARKPDFDAYIDPQKQYADAVIEVLPTELIPDDNEGKVLRVKLVMKEGVKYFSPVYLFDEGSTISWIPCGRKLTCSYPGIKFAYGPDSYYSHEVSVLEMDGQFDRLDELIYVESHLSNISTKFYGEVTQQMLKHADFPGSNNGTGLFQTIIGLKIRDLYEQLVAEKAAAPVEAAKV; translated from the exons atgGCAATCTGTGCAGTGTACACAGCAACAAATCCAATATTTCAGACAACAAAACCAAACTTTGGATTTCACCAAAAACATGAAGTGATATTCTACACAAGGAAGGAGAGGAGCAGAAGATGGGAGAAGAGAAAGTTATCATGCTCAGCTGAAGCAAAGACAGTGGTGATTGGGCTTGCAGCAGACTCAGGCTGTGGGAAGAGCACCTTCATGAGAAGACTCACAAGTGTTTTTGGAGGTGCAGCAGAGCCACCCAAAGGAGGAAACCCAGACTCCAACACTCTCATCAGTGACACCACCACTGTGATTTGTCTTGATGATTACCATTCACTGGATAGGACTGGGAGGAAGGAGAAGGGAGTCACTGCACTTGACCCCAGAGCCAATAACTTTGATCTTATGTATGAACAAGTCAAGGCTATCAAGGATGGAATTGCAGTTGACAAGCCTATTTACAACCATGTTACTGGTCTTCTTGATCCTCCTGAGCTCATTCAACCTCCCAAGATCCTTGTCATTGAAGGCCTCCATCCTAT gtATGATTCTAGAGTTAGAGATCTCCTTGACTTCAGCATCTACTTGGATATCAGTAATGAAGTCAAGTTTGCTTGGAAAATTCAG AGAGATATGGCAGAACGTGGACATAGTCTTGAGAGCATCAAAGCCAGCATTGAAGCTAGAAAACCAGACTTCGATGCTTACATTG ACCCACAGAAACAGTATGCAGATGCTGTGATTGAAGTTCTACCAACAGAGCTCATTCCTGATGACAATGAAGGGAAAGTGCTGAGAGTGAAGCTGGTGATGAAAGAAGGTGTGAAGTACTTCAGTCCAGTTTATCTTTTTGATGAAGGCTCAACAATTTCATGGATTCCATGTGGAAGAAAGCTCACCTGCTCTTACCCTGGCATCAAGTTTGCTTATGGTCCTGACAGTTACTACAGCCATGAG GTATCAGTGTTGGAAATGGACGGGCAGTTCGACAGATTAGATGAGCTCATCTACGTCGAAAGCCACTTGAGCAACATCTCGACCAAGTTTTATGGTGAGGTGACACAGCAGATGCTGAAACACGCCGACTTCCCGGGGAGTAACAATGGTACAGGTCTATTCCAGACCATAATTGGATTGAAAATCAGGGATCTTTATGAGCAACTTGTTGCCGAGAAGGCAGCAGCTCCAGTTGAGGCTGCTAAAGTTTGA
- the LOC120259408 gene encoding uncharacterized protein LOC120259408 codes for MVGFFSRLGSRKGHRRAQSAIETSDTSPLPRNAEVVEESVVDCAAAAAVHGIEICLEFKPVEHPMEPLEQDHPVQCPQLDTSLLNDGRVFKERLSSVNAKEEGSHSQQEAVVGENI; via the exons ATGGTAGGATTTTTCTCAAGGTTGGGGAGTAGAAAAGGCCACAGAAGAGCTCAGAGTGCCATT GAAACATCAGATACATCACCATTGCCAAGAAATGCAGAGGTTGTGGAAGAATCTGTTGTTGattgtgctgctgctgctgctgttcaTGGAATTGAGATTTGTCTTGAATTTAAACCAGTGGAGCATCCAATGGAACCTCTTGAACAAGATCATCCAGTTCAATGTCCACAGCTAGATACTTCTCTCTTAAAT GATGGAAGAGTTTTCAAGGAAAGGCTTTCTTCTGTTAATGCAAAAGAAGAAGGTTCACATTCTCAACAAGAAGCTGTTGTTGgtgaaaatatttga